A stretch of DNA from Candidatus Pseudomonas phytovorans:
GCCGGCGCAGGTGGCAGGTCACTTCCTCGCGGTCGTGGTACAGCTGCTTGCAGGCAATCGATACCCTGATCTTGCGTGCCTTGAACGTCGCCTCCATGCGGTCGAGCAACCGACGTACTTCGGCATAGCGCTGCTTCATCGGCAGCTTCAAGTTGACCACCGCCTCGCGGCACAGCCCCTCACCCAGCCAGGTTTCGATCAGCGAGGTGGTGCGCGCCGGCTTCTCGACAATGTCGCACACCATCCAGTCCACCGGCTGCTTCGGCTGCCAGGTAAAACCATCCGCCATCAGGTGCTGGACCAGGCCGGTGTCCATCAGGCTTTCGGCCATCGGGCCATTGTCGATGGCAGTCACCAGCATGCCCCGGCGCACCAACTGGTAGGTCCAGCCACCCGGTGAGGCGCCCAGATCAACGCCGGTCATGTCATCGCCCAGGCGCTGCTCCCATTGATCCCGCGGGATGAACTGGTGCCACGCTTCTTCCAGCTTGAGGGTCGAGCGGCTGGGCGCCTCGCGGGGGAACTTCAGGCGCGGAATGCCCATGGGCCACAGGGCACTATTGTTGGCCGGGGCAACGCCGACGAAAACCCGCCGGCCGCTGATGAAGGTGAGCAGCAGGCGCGGGCGACTGGCATCGTCAACCAGGCGGCCAGCCTTCTCCAGCGCTTTGCGCAGCGGCACTTCGAACTTGCGGCAGAAGGTGGACAACTCCTTGCCATCGTTACTGTCCAGCACTTCCAGCCACAGGCTGCCAAACACCGGCAAGTCAGCCAGCGCCCCCAGCAGCACACTGATGCGGTCAGTTTCCGGCAGTTCGACATAACCGCCCCGGGCCCACTGCCGCGGGAAAATCAACTCGCTGAAACGCAGCGCCCCCATCAGCCGCTCGGCACCGCCTTCTTCGGTACAGACAAACTCGGCGCTGGCACTGTGCGGCTTGCCTTTGGCATAGCCAGCAATGCCCAGGCGGGCGGCATGTTCGCTGATTTCAGCGCAAACCTCACCCTCGAAACCGGGCCGGCAATGCATGAACAGGGTATTCATCTCTCACTCCACTACGGCTGGCGCGCAACAGGCGCCGGCAGGGCGGCGATGATAAAGGAAGTTCGGAACCTGCGACACGCCCCACCGGTCCAGAAAAGGGTCAGAGGCCGCAAAGCGGTCTAACCTGACCACTCAGCCAGGTCCGTACCGTGCGGATCGACACAGAGCGGTGACACCGGCAAACCTTGAGTAGTTGCCGGGCACCGGCGCAGAAGGAGTTGGCAATGCCCTCGCTCGATAGCCTGAACACCCTCAAGCCCCTGAAGGTCGGGGACCAGACCTACCACTATTTCAGCCTTGCCGAGGCTGCCCGCCAGCTGGGCGACCTGCAACGCCTGCCCATGTCGCTGAAGGTGCTGCTGGAAAACCTGCTGCGCTGGGAGGACGGCCATACCGTCACCGGCGACGACTTGCGCGCCCTCGCCCAGTGGCTGAGCGAGCGGCGCTCTGACCGCGAGATCCAGTACCGCCCGGCGCGCGTTCTGATGCAGGACTTCACCGGCGTGCCGGCCGTGGTCGACCTGGCCGCCATGCGCGCGGCCATGGCCAAGGCCGGCGGTGACCCGCAACGCATCAACCCGTTGTCACCGGTGGACCTGGTGATCGACCACTCGGTCATGGTTGACCATTACGGCACATCGCAGGCCTTCGGCGAGAACGTGGACATCGAAATGCAGCGCAATGGCGAGCGCTATGCCTTCCTGCGCTGGGGTCAGAGCGCCTTCGACAACTTCCGCGTAGTGCCGCCGGGCACCGGTATCTGTCACCAGGTCAACCTGGAATACCTGGGCCGTACTGTGTGGACCCGTGAAGCCGATGGGCGCACCTACGCCTTCCCTGACACCCTGGTCGGCACCGACTCGCACACCACCATGATCAATGGCCTGGGCGTGCTCGGCTGGGGTGTCGGTGGCATCGAAGCAGAAGCGGCCATGCTCGGCCAACCTGTGTCGATGCTGATCCCCGAGGTCATCGGCTTCAAACTGACCGGCAAGCTGCGCGAAGGCATCACCGCCACCGACCTGGTGCTGACGGTCACGCAGATGCTGCGCAAAAAAGGCGTGGTGGGCAAATTCGTCGAATTCTATGGTGACGGCCTGGCCGAACTGCCCTTGGCTGACCGTGCGACCATCGCCAACATGGCACCTGAATATGGCGCCACCTGCGGTTTCTTCCCGGTTGACCAGGTAACCCTGGACTACCTGCGCCTGTCGGGCCGCCCCGAAGCGACCGTGCAACTGGTCGAGCAGTACTGCAAGGCCCAGGGCCTGTGGCGCCTGCCGGGGCAGGAGCCGCTGTTCAGCGACAGCCTGGCGCTGGACATGCACGAGGTCGAGGCCAGCCTGGCCGGGCCCAAACGGCCGCAGGACCGCGTGGCACTGGGCCAGGTCAGCCAGGCCTTTGACCATTTCATCGAACTGCAACCCAAGCCGCTGGCGAAGGAAGTCGGCCGCCTGGAAAGCGAGGGCGGTGGCGGCGTAGCGGTGGGCAACGCCGACCAGGCTGGCGAGATCGACTACAGCCATCAAGGCCAGACGCACACCCTGCGCGATGGCGCCGTGGTGATTGCCGCGATTACCTCGTGCACCAACACCTCCAACCCCAGTGTGATGATGGCTGCCGGACTGTTGGCTAAAAAGGCCCTGGAAAAGGGCCTGCAACGCAAACCCTGGGTCAAGAGTTCTCTGGCGCCGGGCTCGAAAGTGGTCACCGACTACTTCAAGGCCGCCGGGCTCACCCCCTACCTCGACCAACTGGGCTTCGACCTGGTCGGCTATGGCTGCACCACCTGCATCGGCAACTCCGGCCCGCTGGACGACGCAATCGAGAAAGCCATCGGCAGCGCCGACCTCACCGTGGCGTCGGTGCTGTCGGGCAACCGCAACTTCGAAGGCCGTGTGCACCCGCTGGTCAAGACCAACTGGCTGGCCTCGCCACCGCTGGTCGTGGCTTACGCACTGGCCGGCAGCGTGCGCGTGGACCTGACCCGCGACCCGTTGGGCACCGGCACTGACGGCCAACCGGTGTACCTGCACGATATCTGGCCCAGCCAGCAGGAAATTGCTGCGGCCGTAGCCAAGGTAGATACAGCGATGTTCCACAAGGAATACGCCGAAGTGTTTGCCGGCGACGCGCAGTGGCAGGCCATCGAGGTGCCGCAGGCAGCCACCTACGTGTGGCAGGCTGACTCTACCTACATCCAGCACCCGCCGTTCTTCGATGAAATCGGCGGGCCACCACCACAGATCGCCGACATCCACGGCGCGCGGGTGCTGGCGCTGCTGGGCGACTCGGTCACCACCGACCACATCTCCCCGGCCGGCAACATCAAGGCCGACAGCCCCGCCGGTCGCTACCTGCGTGAACAGGGGGTGGAGCCACGCGACTTCAACTCCTACGGCTCGCGGCGTGGCAACCATGAGGTGATGATGCGCGGCACCTTCGCCAACATCCGGATCCGCAACGAAATGCTGGGGGGTGAAGAAGGCGGCAACACCTTGCACGTGCCCACTGGCGAGAAACTGTCGATCTACGATGCGGCCATGCGGTACCAGCAGGAAGGCACCCCACTGGTGGTCATCGCCGGCCAGGAATACGGCACCGGCTCGAGCCGCGACTGGGCGGCCAAGGGCACCAACCTGCTGGGCATCAAGGCGGTGTTGGCGGAGAGCTTCGAGCGCATTCACCGCTCCAACCTGGTGGGCATGGGCGTACTGCCGCTGCAGTTCAAGGCCGGTCACGACCGCAAGCAACTGGGGCTGACCGGCAAGGAGCGGATCGATGTATTGGGTTTGAACGGCGCACAGATCCGCCCAGGCATGAGCCTGCCGTTGCGCATCACCCGCGAAGATGGGCAACAGGAACAGATCGAGGTGTTGTGCCGGATCGACACCCTGAATGAAGTGGAGTACTTCAAATCTGGGGGGATTCTGCATTATGTGTTGCGCCAGTTGATTGCAAGCTAAGCCAGGAAAGCCTGGGGCACCGCGCTGCGGCCCCAGGCAGGCTTTGCCATACCTGAAATCCATGACATTAAATAATCATTCAATAAAACCAGTGGCTTGCCGATATCTGTCCAAAGCCCTGCGGACTATCAACCCATGCGTAACAACCAGCCGATTACCCAGAGAGAACGGACTTTCCCTGCTCAGCAGCGGTTGATCTCCACCACCAACGCCAAGGGCGTGATCACCTACTGTAACGATGCGTTCATCGAAATCAGTGGGTTCACCCGTGAGGAGTTGACCGGCGCGCCGCACAATCTGGTACGCCACCCCGATGTGCCGCCTGCCGTGTTTGCCCACATGTGGCAAACCCTCAAGCAGGGCCAGCCGTGGATGGGCATCGTCAAGAACCGCTGCCAGTCCGGCGACCATTACTGGGTCAACGCCTACGTCACCCCGATTTACGACAACAACCAGGTCGTCGGTTTCGAGTCGGTGCGGGTCAAGCCAACCGCCGAGCAGATCCGCCGCGCCGAAGCACTGTACCACCGTCTCAACCAGGGCAAGCCTGCGGTACCTCGCAGGGACAAGTGGCTGCCAGTGCTGCAGGACTGGCTGCCGTTCATCCTGATCAGCCAGGCAGGCTTCCTGATTGGCAACTCGCTGGGCCATTCCTGGGGCTTTGCCCTGGCTGCCGGGCTATCCGTGCCCCTCGGCCTGCTCGGTTTGAGCTGGCAGCAGCGCGGCCTCAAACGCCTGCTGCGCCTGGCCGAACAGACCACCTCCGACCCGCTGATCGCACAGATGTTCACCGACAGCCGCGGCGTACAGGCGCGCCTGGAAATGGCCATGCTCAGCCAGGATGCCCGCCTGAAAACCTGCCTGACCCGCCTGCAGGACAGTGCCGAACACCTCAGCGACCAGGCGCGCCAGTCCGACGCCTTGGCGCACAAGAGTTCCTCGGGGCTGGAGCGCCAGCGGGTAGAGACCGAGCAGGTCGCCGCCGCCGTCAACCAGATGGCCGCCACCACTCAGGAAGTGGCCAACCACGTACAGCGCACCGCCGACGCCACGCAGGAAGCCAACCGCCTGACCAGCCAGGGCCGGCAGATCGCCGGGGAAACCCGCGAAGCCATCGAGCGCCTGTCGGCGGCGGTGGGCGAAACCGGCCAGACGGTCACCCAGCTGGCCAAGGACAGCGACGAGATTGGTGGCGTGGTCGACGTGATCAAGGGCATTGCCGA
This window harbors:
- the rlmM gene encoding 23S rRNA (cytidine(2498)-2'-O)-methyltransferase RlmM, yielding MNTLFMHCRPGFEGEVCAEISEHAARLGIAGYAKGKPHSASAEFVCTEEGGAERLMGALRFSELIFPRQWARGGYVELPETDRISVLLGALADLPVFGSLWLEVLDSNDGKELSTFCRKFEVPLRKALEKAGRLVDDASRPRLLLTFISGRRVFVGVAPANNSALWPMGIPRLKFPREAPSRSTLKLEEAWHQFIPRDQWEQRLGDDMTGVDLGASPGGWTYQLVRRGMLVTAIDNGPMAESLMDTGLVQHLMADGFTWQPKQPVDWMVCDIVEKPARTTSLIETWLGEGLCREAVVNLKLPMKQRYAEVRRLLDRMEATFKARKIRVSIACKQLYHDREEVTCHLRRLDLKPR
- the acnA gene encoding aconitate hydratase AcnA; the encoded protein is MPSLDSLNTLKPLKVGDQTYHYFSLAEAARQLGDLQRLPMSLKVLLENLLRWEDGHTVTGDDLRALAQWLSERRSDREIQYRPARVLMQDFTGVPAVVDLAAMRAAMAKAGGDPQRINPLSPVDLVIDHSVMVDHYGTSQAFGENVDIEMQRNGERYAFLRWGQSAFDNFRVVPPGTGICHQVNLEYLGRTVWTREADGRTYAFPDTLVGTDSHTTMINGLGVLGWGVGGIEAEAAMLGQPVSMLIPEVIGFKLTGKLREGITATDLVLTVTQMLRKKGVVGKFVEFYGDGLAELPLADRATIANMAPEYGATCGFFPVDQVTLDYLRLSGRPEATVQLVEQYCKAQGLWRLPGQEPLFSDSLALDMHEVEASLAGPKRPQDRVALGQVSQAFDHFIELQPKPLAKEVGRLESEGGGGVAVGNADQAGEIDYSHQGQTHTLRDGAVVIAAITSCTNTSNPSVMMAAGLLAKKALEKGLQRKPWVKSSLAPGSKVVTDYFKAAGLTPYLDQLGFDLVGYGCTTCIGNSGPLDDAIEKAIGSADLTVASVLSGNRNFEGRVHPLVKTNWLASPPLVVAYALAGSVRVDLTRDPLGTGTDGQPVYLHDIWPSQQEIAAAVAKVDTAMFHKEYAEVFAGDAQWQAIEVPQAATYVWQADSTYIQHPPFFDEIGGPPPQIADIHGARVLALLGDSVTTDHISPAGNIKADSPAGRYLREQGVEPRDFNSYGSRRGNHEVMMRGTFANIRIRNEMLGGEEGGNTLHVPTGEKLSIYDAAMRYQQEGTPLVVIAGQEYGTGSSRDWAAKGTNLLGIKAVLAESFERIHRSNLVGMGVLPLQFKAGHDRKQLGLTGKERIDVLGLNGAQIRPGMSLPLRITREDGQQEQIEVLCRIDTLNEVEYFKSGGILHYVLRQLIAS
- a CDS encoding PAS domain-containing methyl-accepting chemotaxis protein, giving the protein MRNNQPITQRERTFPAQQRLISTTNAKGVITYCNDAFIEISGFTREELTGAPHNLVRHPDVPPAVFAHMWQTLKQGQPWMGIVKNRCQSGDHYWVNAYVTPIYDNNQVVGFESVRVKPTAEQIRRAEALYHRLNQGKPAVPRRDKWLPVLQDWLPFILISQAGFLIGNSLGHSWGFALAAGLSVPLGLLGLSWQQRGLKRLLRLAEQTTSDPLIAQMFTDSRGVQARLEMAMLSQDARLKTCLTRLQDSAEHLSDQARQSDALAHKSSSGLERQRVETEQVAAAVNQMAATTQEVANHVQRTADATQEANRLTSQGRQIAGETREAIERLSAAVGETGQTVTQLAKDSDEIGGVVDVIKGIADQTNLLALNAAIEAARAGEMGRGFAVVADEVRQLAQRTAESTGQIHGLIAKLQQTASNAVLTMESGHRQAQEGVDRVMQADEALVGISEAVANITDMATQIAAATEEQTAVADEISRNISTIAELADQTAEQAQHSALLSEELTSTAGSQYSLVERFNR